The following is a genomic window from Episyrphus balteatus chromosome 1, idEpiBalt1.1, whole genome shotgun sequence.
ttatgttcgaCAAACTTGAACTGTGAGTTCAGAAGTCCCCCTCTCTTTCTACctttttaacttcaatttatagaattatcgttttttttttggcttttactgtcacaaaatatttttagctgttTGCCTCATAATGATCAAATTTCTGTGTACGCTGTCTGCACTGCTGCGGGTCCATGGCCTACATATTTACCCACATTTACGCGCACAGGCTACACGCACAAAGTttgattattaattttttctctatTATAAAAATACACATTTTACCCCTGAAAGAATGAAAATTTTGGTTACTGCCCCCATAGGCACGTACCTAACCAACAATTTTAACTGGAAAAATAAgtaatttgtcaatttttttaaaaatattgtcacCGCATGTTTTAGCGCGACATGAGAGCATTCAAAAACCTCACACTTATGAACACATTCATATTCATCAGCAAAACTGCCAAAAAATCAGACTTGTAGCGACACCTGTTGGTGGTCTTTCACTTAACAAGATATGATATTGGTTCATTGTAGGGTTGCCGCTGTGCGACATAAGTCGCATTTTGACCACTTTTTTGGCTCGTGCGATCATGATACGACCTTTTGAAAAACTGGCTATTTTGACCCTTTTAAGGagccacagcctaaacggatagaccgattTACATCAAACTCTCCAGAgaattttttggaattgaatttatttttgttctaacAAAAGTAAAAAGGGTACCTGTCATGTACCTACCGATTTCGAATGTTcgttaaaaaattcataatttgagttttaaaaacaaGTTCTATCTTGGTACTTACAGTAGAACCAGATTTTCTCCCAAGCTACTaactcgatttcaacgaaatcatctatatacagggtgtcccaaaagtaatggctcaaacaaaatatgctgataggccaacttaagggctctcagaatttggtaacttgttcatcccaaatctttacggttttcgatttaatgcagtttttgtgatattcgaaaaatgccgactttgcatcagtattttgcttcctccgctcataattgatttttgtttttaacaattcttccactaaaacattgcctaataataggaaataattaattaatcaaaatattttttatttcacacaccattttgctgcaaattaattaacagttccatgttttataaaaactcaatttcttacttttatttcagagcagcatcccgaaaaaaatttgcatggtgtgatactggtttattattttaaaaacttgccgtgttattgcagttttcaaaaatgtatacaaatttccaaagttaaaattagaacgaaagatattaccatttaaatgtaacaaaacagggcttttcagagaaaaataacaaagaaaaataaacccattttctcgactgttgtttgtttatttctttttgaataaaagtctcgacttttgtttgttattcttctctgaaaacccctgttttgttacatttaaattgtaatatctttcgttctaatttaaactttggaaatttgtatacatttttgaaaactgcaataacacggcaagtttttaaaataataaaccagtatcgcaccatgcaaatttttttcgggatgctgctctgaaataaaagtaagaaattgagtttttataaaacatggaactgttaattaatttgcagcaaaatggcgtgtgaaataaaaaatattttgattaattaattatttcctattattaggcaatgttttagtggaagaattgttaaaaacaaaaatcaattatgagcggaggaagcaaaatactgatgcaaagtcggcatttttcgaaatttcacaaaaactgcattaaatcgaaaaccgtaaagatttgggatgaacaagttaccaaattctgagagcccttaagttggcctatcagcatatttcgtttgatccattacttttgggacaccctgtatacgcaaatattattattaaatttaaaaaattatttttggatttaaaaaaattttgaaatttttgctttttgaaattttggtttgagATGTTGATTGAAATTGCTACAAAATGGCGtgccaactttatttttttttttttcaataaattatttaggtatacaaaattagattaaaaaaaacgcctctcacgattttggaacatttttttctaaaaatgcgtctaataaaagaaatttaattgcatacatttttttggagctcaatttaatttaaagagttgtttatttcatttgaagaacgaattttatttgttttaaatttttaaaatattgaatacatttaccaaattttgtttataaaagtttttaaaattttaagaattttaattgtAAGAGCAAGTGTGcaagtttattttatgttttgaattttaaaatgattggCACTTTATTGGTGTAATGTTTATACCCCAAAAACTGGGGTTTACATTCCTAAACATTCAATCATTGAACGGCAGCTTTTATACTCGTCCTGGTTATTAGCATCACACAAGTATGGATGCATTTGGAATACAAGAAAAATCTACGGTTATTGGTTGCAAGCCCCAATCCTCTATACTGTTTTTGCATGGATTTTCTCCGTTGCAATATTCCCGTAATATTGTTGTGATGTCCTTTTCATTGCAATCATCAATTAAACAACTAAAAAGAAGGGACTTGTGTCTCACTGCTTTGTCCACCCGTATGTTATAATTCAAGGGGCAATTAAGTTCAAATTCGTTTGAACTCCAGcgaaattttttctgaaaaaaaaaaattgtaacttatACTTTTCTCTACTTTTTGACTTTTACCTCcaattcttttctttctttgatAGGTGTTAATACATGCGAGCAATAATAATCTATTTCTACATCCAAACCTTTGGTTTCATTCGTAGAAAATACGCATGACCTCTTGTTGTCACAAAACCTTTTAAATGTATCGGTTCCGTCCTGTTTTGAACACTCTCCCGTAAGGCATGCTAGCCCAAGAGAAAAAGTATAGACTGGCCAAGGCATGATTTGTAAGGTTGCTCGTTTTACTATAATGTAGGTGTTTTTGGGACAACCAAATTCCATTTTATCGTTTACTTTTATGTATTTGTTTTGGAGCGGAATATTGCTCTTCGGTAATTGTCGCTCTACCGCTCTACAGAATCCAACAAAATAATCGAAAGGATCATCATCAGATGATGGCTCCGAGTCGGGTTCAACTGGCGGTAGTGGAATTTGGTCTTCGTATCGTTTCTTTCTATGTCTTTCAGATGGCTTTCGAATAACAAACTTTCCATTAACTTTTTCCCAATCCTGTGCATCGAAAGGAAAAGGGGTAGTTCTTCTGTTGACAATATCTAAATTAtgcattatttgaaaaaataaatcaaaatttaagggATTATTGAGATAAAGTTGCATATCGCGATTCAGATTTTCCAGAGCAGTAAAGTGTGCTTCATCTCTGATTATTCTATTTGCGTACTGCTCGAATGCGTTACCCGGGTCTCCACCTCTTTGGTTCAGGGGATCGTCACGGCGACGATTTTGCGGCGCAGGCCCTAGAAATATATTACCGGGTAACCATGTTAGCGATGCAAACATTTCTTCCATTGGATCAATGAAGATAACAGCTTCAGCGTCAGTGGGAATCGGTTCTGGACGCTGGACAGATTGTCCTCTGTCAATTAATTGATCCGTTATTGTAGAAATGTATGCAGATAAATATTCCCCGATTCGGGACGCTTCCCTGCTTCGTTGCAcagcaaaggaaaaaaaattacgcaGAACCTGAAATGGTATTACGTGATGTCGGGTACCAGTTAATATAGTATTTCCATATTCAAATGTACTAGGGGGCACCAATAAAGTATGATTCGGGCGGTCCCATAAAAAAGGACAGGGGTCCTGTCGccaattgaaaatataatttattttgttggtatTTCCTATTGAAACTAAAAGAAATAATTACAAAATCTGCATTTAGCCcgaaattcaaattaatttaccggaataaaataagaaaaagagtaacacaaaaatttttagcACCATTTTTTACCGAGctaataaaacacacaacttgcaggattaaaatttcgaaagcctctttttctttaaaagaaagaaaGGCAATAAAAATGTTGACTTTATTGATTGACCGGACACAAGAACGCTCTTGACTAAACAATTGCACAAAACAATATAACGTTATTCACTCAATGTTGGCCatatttatatgaatatttAATCAGTTTCTTCAAGGTAATTTCATCGGgagtttaaaatatatttgaaagACAAAATTCTGATTCCGATTATGCGAAATGAATGTGAAAAACCCatgtcttgaaaattaaattatcaaaagtCATAATGTCGAAAAAAAACCCAATTTACATTGATAAAGATTTTAGGCGagtatatgaaatttttttagtggACAGAGAAGTTCAAAGTAGCTTACTTAAGACGTAATCCGACATCGCGAAacttattataaacaaatttttaagtgaaaaatgtttaaaagcagAAATTATTCGAGATGTTAGAAAAACTGTATTTAATCGAAACTAGTGATGATAACTATCGaacaaaaactatcaaactatcgatagttgtaaaatagtCATTCAtgcgatagttttaaatcattcattcattcattcattcatttagttactattttcattcgaatagttttttcattcgatcattttttattcgatagttttctcattcgaaaagtttttatttattcgatagttttttcattccaatagttttttttatacgatagttttcttatattcgaatagttttcttaaacgataattttttcattcaaatactttttttatacaatcctttttttatttaagtagttttttttattcgatagttttctcattcgaataatcttcttaaacgatagttttttcattcaaataatttttttttatttgatagtttaatcgatagtttttattagatagttttttcgatagtttattcggtagtttttattcgaatgaatgaatgaactattcgatagttcgaatcattcagttactagctatcgatagttcaaatcattcaatagttcccatcactaatcgAAGCCATCATAAGTATTTGGGATAATAATGAAGCTAAATTCTGGGAGCCCTTTAAATTGGCTTAtcagtttatttcttttgaatcaaaacataaaattaaatgcacgattgggtcgcacgaacttgctcttggagttaaagctgcttaaatgtttaagactcttaaatagaatagaatagaaatagaaatttacattgaaaaaaaaaaaaataaataaataataaaaacataaaattcgtttttcaaagcaataatgtaacatttgaaatcaaattgccctccaaaacaagtatgcagttttatttgatatacatattaagatacatatttagaaaaaaaaatcaaaattgtttgagccgtttattaaaaaaaaaactaattttttataaataattttttggaaaaaaagttttacaatacaatttttaagccattttgaggtaatcactaatcaacatataaattcaaaaaataaataaaaatttgtttttttttttcaaaaaaaaaaattatttttttttaaatttgtgacttacatatattaaaattatatatgtaaatgcttatgcataaaaaatttcgttgaaatacaattggcagtttggcagaaaatcatttttgaaaaaatctgttCTGTGCCAGGTActctactcaaacttcaaatttaaaaaaaatactgaaaattaaaattttcaaattaaaggagagtgggcattttggcccattggtgtaacacattgagacatacatcaaatgaaaggtctggatgagtgtactatttttttgtataagcacaagtctgtatctcgtgcagggaaagtgcagtgatgcattttatgtctaaaaatgtatgtaaaaaaattcagaaaagtatacattttgactagacgcTCGATTAACTTTGTTCCAAAAATTACATAACTGTATTGGGAGatcaattgggctattccatcaccagttttcacccatgacgcaatgcatttttcggtttttaaaacccttttgtatgggacgtggctcatttgTGTAACTCATTGAAACATacttcaaatgaaaggtctcgattagtttgttatttttttatatgaccaAAAGTCTgtgtctcgtgcagggaaagtgcagtgatgcattttatgtttaaaaatg
Proteins encoded in this region:
- the LOC129906415 gene encoding uncharacterized protein LOC129906415, with translation MVLKIFVLLFFLFYSVSIGNTNKINYIFNWRQDPCPFLWDRPNHTLLVPPSTFEYGNTILTGTRHHVIPFQVLRNFFSFAVQRSREASRIGEYLSAYISTITDQLIDRGQSVQRPEPIPTDAEAVIFIDPMEEMFASLTWLPGNIFLGPAPQNRRRDDPLNQRGGDPGNAFEQYANRIIRDEAHFTALENLNRDMQLYLNNPLNFDLFFQIMHNLDIVNRRTTPFPFDAQDWEKVNGKFVIRKPSERHRKKRYEDQIPLPPVEPDSEPSSDDDPFDYFVGFCRAVERQLPKSNIPLQNKYIKVNDKMEFGCPKNTYIIVKRATLQIMPWPVYTFSLGLACLTGECSKQDGTDTFKRFCDNKRSCVFSTNETKGLDVEIDYYCSHVLTPIKERKELEKKFRWSSNEFELNCPLNYNIRVDKAVRHKSLLFSCLIDDCNEKDITTILREYCNGENPCKNSIEDWGLQPITVDFSCIPNASILV